A single Bremerella cremea DNA region contains:
- a CDS encoding HNH/ENDO VII family nuclease, with amino-acid sequence MYDPNTGAELTWDPTKPRTRQWDMGHKPGKKYADLHKDYMDGKITKEEFLREYRDPNKYWPEDWLENQSHKWE; translated from the coding sequence GTGTATGATCCAAATACAGGTGCAGAGTTGACGTGGGATCCGACGAAGCCAAGAACTCGACAGTGGGATATGGGACACAAGCCCGGTAAGAAATACGCCGATCTCCACAAAGACTACATGGATGGCAAGATCACGAAGGAAGAGTTCCTTCGGGAATACCGAGACCCCAACAAATATTGGCCGGAAGATTGGCTTGAAAACCAAAGCCACAAATGGGAGTGA
- a CDS encoding ankyrin repeat domain-containing protein — translation MVDFFQAVRRDGHGALSSLNELDDVNIRNDDGENLLHVAIAYSNVDAAVDLIQRGVDVNAQDRKGATPLHYAGAHQNAMVAQQILDHGGDFGVVDEHGNTPLWTAVFNARGKYDVVNVLLAKGAAKTAHQKNRHGRSPIDFATQIGDTELVKLMENNS, via the coding sequence ATGGTTGATTTTTTTCAAGCTGTGCGGCGAGATGGGCATGGAGCTTTGTCCTCGCTTAATGAACTCGATGACGTAAACATCAGGAATGATGATGGCGAAAACCTCTTGCATGTTGCAATTGCCTACTCGAATGTCGATGCTGCCGTTGACCTTATCCAGCGAGGAGTTGATGTCAACGCTCAGGATCGAAAGGGAGCAACGCCGCTGCATTACGCTGGTGCCCACCAGAATGCGATGGTTGCTCAGCAAATACTCGACCACGGTGGTGATTTCGGGGTTGTGGACGAGCATGGGAATACGCCACTTTGGACGGCCGTGTTCAACGCAAGAGGCAAATACGATGTCGTGAATGTGCTGTTAGCGAAAGGTGCGGCAAAAACCGCACACCAAAAGAATAGACATGGGCGATCACCAATCGACTTCGCCACGCAGATTGGTGACACGGAATTGGTGAAGCTGATGGAAAACAACTCCTGA
- a CDS encoding ankyrin repeat domain-containing protein yields MFLEPLEKYHALPRVLTANDSLFREQARANWARFVKRLRKPRRLDDHFFLIVEIDSQIIYLDQVSWFNSKLAGRDALEQVYRSFPEEYARENVIDFGYLENGLVKESHWLTAVYFSKYDPDDICDDFVLPAQMELPSELYEHYLAIAQHDPSAIERMGQFSLAEIHSVPFRMTHYYLDEFCPLGYAVACENIAYVTAAHGQVQFADCRSYLDLGLSHLAMIYGSCAMLQSVLAGGGVINDLNEDGYTPLEFAVGHRKLEHVDCLLSHGADPNFGIAPSVAEVEHAVTLKEMTPSMYQRLRDAGTRFDLRENHYLWTPLHYNAKRFRRDTFIQMVRDGLNPYAEDYEGETPFDKLRKDVPEEIFQEVYRSCLG; encoded by the coding sequence ATGTTCCTTGAACCCTTAGAAAAATACCACGCTCTCCCTAGAGTGCTCACAGCCAATGACTCACTGTTCCGCGAACAAGCCCGAGCCAACTGGGCCAGGTTTGTTAAGCGGCTCCGAAAACCTAGAAGGCTCGATGACCACTTTTTTCTGATCGTAGAGATCGACTCGCAGATCATCTACTTGGATCAGGTTAGCTGGTTCAATTCTAAACTTGCCGGGCGTGATGCCTTGGAGCAAGTATATCGCTCCTTTCCCGAGGAATATGCCAGAGAGAACGTTATCGATTTCGGCTACCTCGAGAATGGCTTAGTCAAGGAAAGTCATTGGCTCACGGCCGTTTATTTTTCGAAGTACGATCCGGATGACATTTGTGACGATTTCGTGTTACCGGCTCAAATGGAACTGCCGTCAGAGCTCTACGAGCATTACCTAGCCATCGCGCAGCACGACCCATCGGCAATCGAACGAATGGGACAGTTTTCGCTTGCCGAAATACATAGCGTGCCGTTTAGAATGACCCATTACTACCTGGACGAGTTTTGCCCTTTGGGATATGCCGTGGCTTGTGAGAATATTGCCTACGTTACTGCAGCTCACGGCCAGGTTCAATTTGCTGACTGCAGGTCGTACTTAGACCTGGGCCTCTCCCACCTCGCTATGATTTATGGGAGCTGTGCCATGCTGCAGTCCGTGCTTGCCGGCGGGGGCGTGATCAACGATCTTAACGAGGATGGTTACACCCCCCTCGAATTTGCTGTGGGGCATCGGAAACTTGAGCATGTAGACTGCTTGCTTTCCCATGGCGCCGATCCAAATTTTGGAATCGCACCCTCTGTAGCTGAAGTGGAGCATGCCGTAACACTTAAGGAGATGACACCGTCCATGTATCAGCGTCTGAGAGACGCAGGGACACGATTTGATCTTCGCGAAAACCACTACCTTTGGACTCCTTTGCACTACAATGCAAAGCGGTTTCGGCGCGATACGTTCATTCAAATGGTGAGGGATGGCCTCAATCCATACGCGGAAGATTACGAAGGAGAAACTCCGTTTGACAAATTGAGGAAAGATGTTCCCGAGGAAATCTTCCAAGAAGTTTACCGCAGTTGCCTGGGCTAG
- a CDS encoding WG repeat-containing protein, producing MITKKLATKDRDECSVLLPIRINDRWGYIAPDGTLVIEPQYDSTGACLEGQPYAVQGNEILILSHEGNVKARVEDSWAMHSFQSGLLEIERDGMSGFCNNRGQIVIEPQYEFVSSFTAHGCSVCCSWPSSDRWYRIQPNGERFNDLEYRLLRPILRHENAAGAKLIELDRFVIVNGTGQPLAMTQYADVRSFSEGLVPVRFATGSQKMGWIDDDLNVAMPGKFDDLGDYFSDGAIPACEAGLWGLVDRDGVWLVKPSFRFIGNGGKGFWPAAIDKQTVGDLGEPVNSVMTVIDRKGEIMTEPRFSLVYIYDWEIARFSLPRPASSSLRASKHFGYINGNGETIWTEGH from the coding sequence ATGATAACCAAGAAATTGGCAACTAAAGATCGGGATGAATGTTCTGTTCTCTTGCCTATTAGAATAAATGATCGATGGGGCTACATTGCTCCTGACGGAACGTTAGTGATCGAGCCTCAGTACGACTCGACCGGGGCATGCCTCGAAGGTCAGCCGTATGCAGTGCAAGGAAACGAAATCCTTATTTTATCACACGAGGGTAACGTTAAAGCGCGTGTTGAAGACAGCTGGGCGATGCACTCATTTCAATCCGGCCTTCTCGAGATCGAACGAGATGGAATGTCAGGGTTTTGCAACAATCGAGGCCAGATTGTCATTGAACCACAGTATGAGTTTGTTAGTTCTTTTACGGCACACGGTTGTAGTGTCTGCTGCTCCTGGCCATCGAGCGATCGTTGGTATCGCATTCAACCCAACGGTGAACGATTCAATGACCTTGAGTATCGTCTGCTTCGCCCGATACTTCGTCATGAAAACGCTGCTGGTGCAAAACTTATAGAGCTCGATCGTTTTGTCATTGTTAATGGGACAGGCCAACCGCTAGCAATGACCCAATATGCCGATGTACGCAGTTTTTCTGAGGGGCTAGTTCCGGTTCGATTTGCAACTGGCTCACAGAAAATGGGGTGGATTGACGATGACTTGAATGTAGCAATGCCAGGTAAATTTGATGATCTCGGCGATTATTTTTCCGATGGTGCGATTCCTGCATGCGAAGCGGGGCTTTGGGGGCTAGTAGATCGCGACGGCGTATGGCTCGTCAAACCAAGTTTCCGATTCATCGGAAACGGAGGCAAGGGGTTCTGGCCTGCTGCCATTGATAAGCAAACCGTGGGAGATCTCGGCGAACCAGTCAACTCTGTAATGACTGTCATCGATCGAAAAGGCGAGATAATGACGGAGCCACGCTTTTCTCTAGTTTACATCTATGACTGGGAGATAGCACGATTCTCTTTACCCCGGCCAGCGAGTAGTTCTCTCAGAGCCTCAAAACATTTCGGATATATAAATGGCAACGG